The Methanomethylovorans hollandica DSM 15978 genome includes a region encoding these proteins:
- a CDS encoding tyrosine-type recombinase/integrase: MEAGIYKIDVDRRIGTLITSELSERNKSLIIEFADSCFIAGLGDHRVLKYISTLKSIATDIQVDLDRVGVPELRRYISTLERSDKSEWTKHDYKVTIRKFYKWFYNEDNPELTKWIRTTIKKKKQKAPEDILIESEILSLIDNATNKRDKALIALLWDIGARIGEVGTLRIKDLVFDDIGLIVHLNGKTGPRRVRAVWSIEYLNEWLEEHPERDNPNVPLWFKFNSEPLEILKYDAIRRRLVKISEKTGIKKKIHPHLFRHSRCTHMANYLTEAQMNLYFGWIQGSDMPSVYVHLSGRDIDDAVLKANGIIQNECARNNNLQSSSEENVIESKIYSMVKSNLRKLLVNANWD; this comes from the coding sequence ATGGAAGCGGGAATATATAAAATAGATGTCGATAGGCGTATAGGCACATTAATTACTTCTGAACTATCAGAGCGAAATAAATCTCTGATTATTGAATTTGCTGATAGTTGTTTTATTGCTGGACTTGGAGACCACAGGGTTCTTAAGTACATTTCTACTCTAAAAAGCATAGCTACTGATATTCAGGTTGATTTAGACAGAGTTGGAGTACCTGAACTTCGAAGATATATCTCAACGCTCGAGAGATCAGATAAAAGTGAGTGGACAAAACATGACTACAAAGTTACTATACGTAAATTCTACAAGTGGTTTTATAATGAAGACAATCCCGAGTTGACAAAGTGGATTAGGACGACTATAAAAAAGAAAAAACAAAAAGCACCGGAAGACATCCTTATAGAAAGTGAAATACTGTCGCTAATCGATAATGCAACCAATAAAAGGGATAAAGCATTGATTGCTCTTCTATGGGACATTGGAGCACGTATCGGAGAAGTAGGAACTCTACGAATAAAGGATTTAGTGTTCGATGATATTGGGCTAATCGTTCATTTAAACGGCAAAACTGGCCCAAGAAGAGTAAGAGCTGTGTGGAGCATAGAATATCTTAATGAATGGCTCGAAGAACATCCTGAAAGAGATAATCCAAATGTACCTTTGTGGTTCAAATTTAATTCTGAACCTCTAGAAATTCTCAAATATGATGCAATAAGAAGGCGCTTGGTTAAAATCTCTGAAAAGACGGGCATTAAGAAAAAGATACATCCACATCTTTTCAGGCACTCTAGATGCACACATATGGCTAACTATCTTACAGAAGCTCAGATGAATTTATACTTCGGATGGATTCAAGGTTCTGATATGCCATCTGTTTATGTTCATCTATCTGGAAGAGATATTGATGATGCTGTTCTGAAGGCAAACGGAATCATCCAAAATGAATGTGCTCGAAACAATAATCTACAATCTAGTTCAGAAGAGAATGTTATTGAATCGAAAATTTATAGCATGGTAAAAAGCAATCTAAGAAAACTTTTGGTTAATGCTAATTGGGATTAG